The following are encoded in a window of Astyanax mexicanus isolate ESR-SI-001 chromosome 6, AstMex3_surface, whole genome shotgun sequence genomic DNA:
- the fhl3a gene encoding four and a half LIM domains protein 3, which produces MTERFDCDNCKESLYGRKYIQAEDNPYCIPCYDSLFANTCDECKELIGHDARELFYEDRHYHEHCFRCFRCDRSLADEPFTSQDDALLCNDCYCNEFSSKCVACDKTVMPGTRKLEYGGSTWHEGCFICNSCEQPIGSKSFIPDKDDHYCVPCYENKFAPRCTRCKQVLAKGGVTYRDEPWHKECFLCTGCKVQLAGQHFTSRDDSPYCLKCFGNLYAKKCEACSKPITGFGGGKYISFEERQWHQTCFTCSRCSVSLVGAGFFPERDEILCRDCNSNL; this is translated from the exons ATGACTGAGCGCTTTGACTGTGACAACTGCAAGGAGTCCCTGTATGGCAGGAAGTACATTCAGGCAGAGGACAATCCATACTGCATCCCCTGCTACGACAGCCTGTTCGCAAACACCTGCGATGAGTGCAAGGAGCTCATTGGTCATGATGCGAGG gagctgTTCTATGAAGACAGGCACTACCACGAGCACTGTTTCCGGTGTTTCCGCTGTGACCGTTCGCTTGCTGACGAGCCTTTCACCAGCCAGGACGACGCCCTGCTCTGCAACGACTGCTACTGCAACGAGTTCTCTTCCAAATGTGTGGCCTGCGACAAGACCGTCATGCCTG gCACCAGGAAGCTAGAGTACGGTGGCTCCACATGGCACGAGGGCTGTTTCATTTGTAACAGCTGTGAGCAGCCCATCGGCTCCAAGTCCTTCATCCCAGATAAGGATGACCACTACTGTGTGCCCTGCTATGAGAACAAGTTTGCCCCTCGCTGCACTCGATGCAAGCAG GTCTTGGCCAAAGGTGGAGTGACCTATCGTGACGAGCCCTGGCATAAGGAGTGCTTTTTGTGTACGGGCTGTAAGGTCCAGCTAGCTGGCCAGCACTTCACCTCTCGAGATGATAGTCCGTACTGCCTCAAGTGCTTTGGGAACCTCTACGCCAAGAAGTGTGAGGCGTGTAGCAAACCAATCACAG gTTTTGGTGGAGGGAAGTACATCTCATTCGAGGAACGGCAGTGGCACCAGACATGCTTCACCTGCAGCAGATGCTCGGTGTCGCTCGTCGGGGCGGGATTCTTCCCTGAGAGAGATGAGATCCTGTGTCGTGACTGCAACAGCAACCTATAG